The Phycisphaeraceae bacterium genome contains the following window.
TCGAGGATGGGCCATGCCTCGTGGCCCAGATCGTCCTCGACGGCGCGCGCGCTGGGGGGCATCGCGCGCACCAGCGCCGCGGTGGTCTGGGCGATCGGCTCGTCGACCAGCCAGGGCTGCCAGCTGCCGCGCAGCACGCCGTCGGCTTCCTGGATGACCGTGGGGACATAGCGCTGCTGCGCGACGACCAGTCGTGCGAAGCCCGCCGCCGCCGAGAACCAGCGCGCGCCGGGGCCGATGACGACACGCATGGCGTCGCCCTCGCCCTCGTCGCTCGCGAGCGAGCCCTGCTGGTTTTCCTCGAGCATCTCCAGCGCGCTCAGCGCCTCTTCGGCGTCGATCGCGTCGATGCCCAGCGCCGGCACGCGCCAGCGCGACAGCATCGCGCCGTGCTCGGTCAGCCCGTCCACCTCGGCCCGGCGCCCCATCGCGTGCGCCAGGCGCGGGCTCATCACCGGCGCGCCCTCGACCGTGGGCAGGAACAGCGTCAGCGACCCGGCCTGCGCGCCCTGCGCCACGCCCGCGGCTCCAGCCAGCGAGAGCGCCTCGCGCACCACATCGGTCGGCGACGCCATCGGGTGCTCGCGCGCGTCGGCGCCCTCCGCCCCGGGCCCTTGATCCGACGCAACGGGCGGCGGCGCGACCTCGCGCTCGCTCCACAGCCAGAGCCGACCGCCCGACCAGTTCGCGTGCAGCACGATCAGCATCAACTCGCTCGCTCTCCGTCCGTGGACGCCGCGATCGCGGCAGGGATCAGTCAGGGGAATGGGGGCGGTGGGATTCGAACCCACGACCAACGGATTAAAAGTCCGCTGCTCTACCGCTGAGCTACGCCCCCCTCGTTCGCGATCGGCGCTCCGACAGGGGGTGCGCGCGAGGTTCCGCCCTCCACGCGCACAAGCCCGAACTGCGTCGGGCCGAAAGTCTAGAGGGGCGCCCAGCCACTTTCGCGTGCTCGGTCGCCGGCCACGCAATCTCCTCTCGCGCCGCCCACGCATCACCCCCGGCGTCGCGCCCGTATCGTTTGTCTCACGACATGCCCCCCCGTCACGCCACCATCGCCGACTCCCTCGTCCGACAGATCGTCAGCGCCTACCGGCGCGGCTACTTCCCCATGGCCGACATCCGCGCCGGAGAACTCTTCTGGTGCAGCCCGGAGCGACGGGGCGTCATCCCCCTCCACGCAGACGACCCCCTCGCCCCAAACTCGACCTTCACGATCCCCAAAACGCTCCGCCAGAAGGTCCGCTCAGGAAAGTTCGTCGTCACCGCCGACAGGGCCTTCACCCAGACCATCGTCTCCTGCGCCAACCCCGACCGGCCCGGCGCATGGATCGACGAGACCATCGTGGGCGCGTACCGACTCCTCCACGACGCCGGCTTCGCCCACTCCATCGAGGTCTGGCGGCGCAACGAGAACACCGGCGAGCTCATCCTCGTGGGCGGGCTCTACGGGCTCGCGATCGGCGCCGCCTTCTTCGGAGAGTCGATGTTCTCCCTGCCTGCGATCGGCGGAACCGACGCGTCCAAGGTCGCGCTCGTCCATCTCGTCGCGCACCTGCGCCGGCGCGGCTATCGCCTGCTCGACACCCAGATGTGGTCGCCGCATCTGGCGCAGTTCGGCTGCGTCGAGGTCGACCGGCCGGACTTCCTTCGCGCGCTGACC
Protein-coding sequences here:
- the aat gene encoding leucyl/phenylalanyl-tRNA--protein transferase — encoded protein: MPPRHATIADSLVRQIVSAYRRGYFPMADIRAGELFWCSPERRGVIPLHADDPLAPNSTFTIPKTLRQKVRSGKFVVTADRAFTQTIVSCANPDRPGAWIDETIVGAYRLLHDAGFAHSIEVWRRNENTGELILVGGLYGLAIGAAFFGESMFSLPAIGGTDASKVALVHLVAHLRRRGYRLLDTQMWSPHLAQFGCVEVDRPDFLRALTPAVTDRSVSWGVFLPSDSDAITPRRALPGVEREDDAA